The Prochlorococcus marinus str. MIT 9301 genome segment GGATTCTCATATTGAAGAACTTTTGAGACTTCTTGATGCTTAACTAATGAATATGGGAAGACCAAAAATTATTGCAAAAGTAACAGGGTTTATCTCTATAGCTATTTGCATTGCTTATTTACTATTAATAACCATCTTTGATTTCAGAACTTATCTAAATGATCAATTATCCAATATTAATTAGTAAATGGAGGTAAACTTTTATTTGATTTAAAATATTTTTTCATTTCAATTTTTGAAATAGCTTCTTTTACGAAATTATTTAAAATATCCTCTCTTTTACTTATTCTATAGATCTTATCTACTACTTCTTGAATTCCTCCATCACCCCAATCTTGACCATTTTTAAAATATTCAATCAAACTTAATCCTACTATTCTTATTAACCAGCCTGCTGTAACTGATTGTATAGATTTAGATAATATTATTTTAGTCAAGCTTGTAGCTAAAGCAGGAGAAAGAATGGCGAGACCCCCTTTTAATATTCCTTGTTTAGCCAATACACTTAGCAATGAAGTCGCCAAATCTTTTGCATCTTTTTTTGTAAGTTTTATTTCATATATTTTTGATAACTCCATTATCATTTGAAGGTTTACGGAGGTAGTAGTAAGAAAATCAACAGCTGGTAATGGATTAACTAGTATTACGCCTCCTGTTATCCACATATATTTTTTAATAACTTTATTGGACATTAAATATCTTTGTTCTTGTACGAAATTTTTACTTTTAATACCTAACTTATTTGAGCGAAAAAGAATATTATCAGCCAATAACTCTTCACCATTATTATCGAGGGTTTCAATTATTTCTCTAAATAAACTTCCTACCTCAGGGATTAAATTTAAAGAATCAGATTTTGTATAGGTAGATTTTTGAGGGACCGCAATTGTTTGAACGACGGATATTTTATTTTTTATAGCGGATGTTATGG includes the following:
- a CDS encoding GTP-binding protein; translated protein: MNYLKLKYIKYVVLILFLYILFSIFVRIVNIYTLLFLIIIIYTFYNIDKKLFKKIVYKVIYKNKKNTLSFKNAYGAAKISLEGVEKINKKISDKVKAELLNYQKNKLESQLKTGDYKVTLFGAGSSGKTSIARSLLKNIVGETSAKIGTTKQINSYKIRIPILKRNINILDTPGLFEPSKLGEEREKATIIQASNSDLVLFVLDQDINKYENYLIKELLKLRKKIIIVLNKCDLRSRDENNLIKENIISITSAIKNKISVVQTIAVPQKSTYTKSDSLNLIPEVGSLFREIIETLDNNGEELLADNILFRSNKLGIKSKNFVQEQRYLMSNKVIKKYMWITGGVILVNPLPAVDFLTTTSVNLQMIMELSKIYEIKLTKKDAKDLATSLLSVLAKQGILKGGLAILSPALATSLTKIILSKSIQSVTAGWLIRIVGLSLIEYFKNGQDWGDGGIQEVVDKIYRISKREDILNNFVKEAISKIEMKKYFKSNKSLPPFTN